A single window of Gymnogyps californianus isolate 813 chromosome 16, ASM1813914v2, whole genome shotgun sequence DNA harbors:
- the MED15 gene encoding mediator of RNA polymerase II transcription subunit 15 isoform X5, whose translation MDVTGPETDWRSTNFRQKLVSQIDDAMRKAGVAHNKSSKDMESHVFMKAKTREEYLSLVARLIIHFRDIHNKKSQASVNDPMNALQNLTGGPPAGAPGMGMASRAQGAPMSGMSGLGPMGQQMSLPGQQQPPGTSGMAPHGMPGVSTATQQTQLQLQQIAQQQQQQQQQFQQQQVALQQQQFQAQQSAMQQQFQVQQQQAAAAAAAQQQQQQQQLQAVQQQQQHMLKLQMQQQQNQQQQQQQQQQLQRIAQMQQLQAAQAMQAQQQQQQQQQQQQIPQQQIQQQPPQQVMQQQMQQMQQQQQQQQQQQQQVAQAQQSQLPPQSQPQPQPMVSQPQAISGQIPSQVMPVTLTPQQLKAMQLVQQQQAAAAVQAAQAQAAQMGASGQQTQTPQSMPPPPQPQPSPQPGQPTSQPNSNVSSGPAPSPSSFLPSPSPQPSQSPAAARTPQNFSVPSPGPLNTPGNPNSVMSPASSSQSEEQQYLEKLKQLSKYIEPLRRMINKIDKNEDRKKDLSKMKSLLDILTDPSKRCPLKTLQKCEIALEKLKNDMAVPTPPPPPVPPTKQQYLCQPLLDAVLANIRSPVFNHSLYRTFMPAMTAIHGPPITAPVASPRKRKYEEDERQTIPNVLQGEVARLNPKFLVNLDPSHCSNNGTVHLICKLDDKNLPNVPPLQLSVPADYPDQSPLWIKNPRQYAANPFLQSVYRYMTSKLLQLPDKHSVTALLNTWAQSIRQACLSAA comes from the exons cGATGACGCTATGAGGAAGGCTGGTGTTGCCCATAATAAATCCAGCAAAGATATGGAGAGTCATGTGTTTATGAAAGCCAAAACAAGG GAGGAGTATCTTTCTCTTGTGGCCAGACTTATTATCCATTTTCGAGATATTC ACAATAAGAAATCTCAAGCCTCAGTCAATG ATCCGATGAATGCCCTGCAGAATCTAACTGGGGGTCCCCCAGCAGGGGCACCTGGAATGGGCATGGCTTCCCGAGCTCAAGGAGCACCGATGAGTGGGATGAGTGGCCTTGGCCCAATGGGACAACAGATGAgtctcccagggcagcagcagcctcctggaACCTCGGGAATGGCCCCTCATGGTATGCCTGGTGTCTCTACAGCTACGCAGCAGA CCCAACTTCAGCTTCAGCAGAtagcgcagcagcagcagcagcagcagcagcaattccagcagcagcaggtggctttgcagcagcagcaattccAGGCCCAGCAGTCAGCCATGCAACAACAGTTTCAggtccagcagcagcaggcagcagcagctgcagcagcccagcagcagcagcaacaacagcagtTGCAAGCcgtccagcagcagcaacagcataTGCTGAAActgcagatgcagcagcagcaaaaccaacagCAG cagcaacagcagcagcaacaactaCAGCGAATTGCCcaaatgcagcagctgcaggcagcacaggctATGCAGgcacaacagcaacagcagcagcagcaacagcagcaacaaataCCACAACAACAGatacagcagcagccacctcaACAAGTAATGCAACAGCAGATGCAacagatgcagcagcagcaacagcagcagcagcagcagcagcaacaagtTGCTCAGGCACAACAGTCTCAGCTTCCACCACAATCCCAGCCTCAACCCCAGCCCATGGTATCTCAGCCACAGGCAATCTCAGGACAAATTCCTAGTCAGGTTATGCCTGTTACTCTTACGCCACAGCAATTAAAAGCAATGCAG CTggtccagcagcagcaggcagcggcAGCAGTGCAAGCAGCTCAGGCCCAAGCTGCTCAGATGGGAGCTTCAGGCCAG caga CTCAAACACCCCAATCAATGCCTCCGCCACCACAGCCGCAGCCATCTCCTCAGCCAGGCCAGCCAACTTCTCAGCCAAATTCGAATGTCAG ctctggCCCAGCTCCATCACCCAGCAGCTTTCTCCCCAGTCCGTCTCCACAACCATCCCAGAGCCCAGCAGCTGCACGAACACCTCAGAACTTTAGTGTCCCATCCCCAGGTCCTTTAAACACTCCAG GAAATCCGAATTCTGTCATGAGTCCAGCCAGTTCTAGCCAGTCAGAGGAGCAACAGTATCTGGAGAAACTCAAACAGCTATCAAAATACATTGAGCCACTCCGGAGGATGATcaataaaatagataaaaatgaaG ACAGGAAGAAGGACCTGAGTAAAATGAAGAGTCTCTTAGATATCCTGACTGACCCTTCAAAACG GTGCCCTCTGAAGACACTGCAGAAATGCGAAATTGCtctggagaagctgaaaaatgatATGGCTGTG CCTACTCCACCACCTCCCCCAGTGCCCCCCACCAAACAGCAGTACTTGTGTCAGCCACTTTTGGATGCTGTTTTGGCCAACATCCGTTCACCAGTCTTCAACCATTCCCTTTACCGTACATTTATGCCAGCTATGACTGCAATTCACGGACCACCGATCAC GGCCCCAGTTGCTTCCCCTCGAAAACGGAAATATGAAGAGGATGAAAGACAGACCATACCAAATGTCTTACAAGGGGAAGTTGCAAGATTAAATCCTAAATTCCTGGTGAACCTGGACCCTTCCCACTGCAGTAATAATGGCACAGTTCATCTCATATGCAAGCTAG ATGACAAGAATCTTCCAAATGTCCCACCACTACAGCTCAGCGTTCCAGCGGACTATCCAGATCAGAGCCCTCTGTGGATAAAAAACCCTAGACAGTATG cagccaATCCCTTTTTGCAGTCAGTGTATCGGTACATGACTTCAAAACTATTGCAACTTCCAGACAAGCATTCAGTCACAGCACTCTTAAACACCTGGGCACAAAGTATTCGTCAggcctgcctctctgctgcatAA
- the MED15 gene encoding mediator of RNA polymerase II transcription subunit 15 isoform X3 — translation MDVTGPETDWRSTNFRQKLVSQIDDAMRKAGVAHNKSSKDMESHVFMKAKTREEYLSLVARLIIHFRDIHNKKSQASVNDPMNALQNLTGGPPAGAPGMGMASRAQGAPMSGMSGLGPMGQQMSLPGQQQPPGTSGMAPHGMPGVSTATQQTQLQLQQIAQQQQQQQQQFQQQQVALQQQQFQAQQSAMQQQFQVQQQQAAAAAAAQQQQQQQQLQAVQQQQQHMLKLQMQQQQNQQQQQQQQQQLQRIAQMQQLQAAQAMQAQQQQQQQQQQQQIPQQQIQQQPPQQVMQQQMQQMQQQQQQQQQQQQQVAQAQQSQLPPQSQPQPQPMVSQPQAISGQIPSQVMPVTLTPQQLKAMQLVQQQQAAAAVQAAQAQAAQMGASGQMITAPMARGGMQIRPRFPPTTAVSATPPSSIPLGGQQMPQVSQNNITMMSSPSPVQQAQTPQSMPPPPQPQPSPQPGQPTSQPNSNVSSGPAPSPSSFLPSPSPQPSQSPAAARTPQNFSVPSPGPLNTPGNPNSVMSPASSSQSEEQQYLEKLKQLSKYIEPLRRMINKIDKNEDRKKDLSKMKSLLDILTDPSKRCPLKTLQKCEIALEKLKNDMAVPTPPPPPVPPTKQQYLCQPLLDAVLANIRSPVFNHSLYRTFMPAMTAIHGPPITAPVASPRKRKYEEDERQTIPNVLQGEVARLNPKFLVNLDPSHCSNNGTVHLICKLDDKNLPNVPPLQLSVPADYPDQSPLWIKNPRQYAANPFLQSVYRYMTSKLLQLPDKHSVTALLNTWAQSIRQACLSAA, via the exons cGATGACGCTATGAGGAAGGCTGGTGTTGCCCATAATAAATCCAGCAAAGATATGGAGAGTCATGTGTTTATGAAAGCCAAAACAAGG GAGGAGTATCTTTCTCTTGTGGCCAGACTTATTATCCATTTTCGAGATATTC ACAATAAGAAATCTCAAGCCTCAGTCAATG ATCCGATGAATGCCCTGCAGAATCTAACTGGGGGTCCCCCAGCAGGGGCACCTGGAATGGGCATGGCTTCCCGAGCTCAAGGAGCACCGATGAGTGGGATGAGTGGCCTTGGCCCAATGGGACAACAGATGAgtctcccagggcagcagcagcctcctggaACCTCGGGAATGGCCCCTCATGGTATGCCTGGTGTCTCTACAGCTACGCAGCAGA CCCAACTTCAGCTTCAGCAGAtagcgcagcagcagcagcagcagcagcagcaattccagcagcagcaggtggctttgcagcagcagcaattccAGGCCCAGCAGTCAGCCATGCAACAACAGTTTCAggtccagcagcagcaggcagcagcagctgcagcagcccagcagcagcagcaacaacagcagtTGCAAGCcgtccagcagcagcaacagcataTGCTGAAActgcagatgcagcagcagcaaaaccaacagCAG cagcaacagcagcagcaacaactaCAGCGAATTGCCcaaatgcagcagctgcaggcagcacaggctATGCAGgcacaacagcaacagcagcagcagcaacagcagcaacaaataCCACAACAACAGatacagcagcagccacctcaACAAGTAATGCAACAGCAGATGCAacagatgcagcagcagcaacagcagcagcagcagcagcagcaacaagtTGCTCAGGCACAACAGTCTCAGCTTCCACCACAATCCCAGCCTCAACCCCAGCCCATGGTATCTCAGCCACAGGCAATCTCAGGACAAATTCCTAGTCAGGTTATGCCTGTTACTCTTACGCCACAGCAATTAAAAGCAATGCAG CTggtccagcagcagcaggcagcggcAGCAGTGCAAGCAGCTCAGGCCCAAGCTGCTCAGATGGGAGCTTCAGGCCAG ATGATCACCGCACCTATGGCCCGAGGTGGGATGCAAATAAGACCACGGTTCCCGCCTACCACCGCTGTGTCTGCTACGCCGCCAAGCTCCATTCCTTTGGGCGGACAGCAAATGCCACAG gTCAGCCAGAACAATATTACCATGATGTCATCCCCATCTCCTGTCCAACAAGCTCAAACACCCCAATCAATGCCTCCGCCACCACAGCCGCAGCCATCTCCTCAGCCAGGCCAGCCAACTTCTCAGCCAAATTCGAATGTCAG ctctggCCCAGCTCCATCACCCAGCAGCTTTCTCCCCAGTCCGTCTCCACAACCATCCCAGAGCCCAGCAGCTGCACGAACACCTCAGAACTTTAGTGTCCCATCCCCAGGTCCTTTAAACACTCCAG GAAATCCGAATTCTGTCATGAGTCCAGCCAGTTCTAGCCAGTCAGAGGAGCAACAGTATCTGGAGAAACTCAAACAGCTATCAAAATACATTGAGCCACTCCGGAGGATGATcaataaaatagataaaaatgaaG ACAGGAAGAAGGACCTGAGTAAAATGAAGAGTCTCTTAGATATCCTGACTGACCCTTCAAAACG GTGCCCTCTGAAGACACTGCAGAAATGCGAAATTGCtctggagaagctgaaaaatgatATGGCTGTG CCTACTCCACCACCTCCCCCAGTGCCCCCCACCAAACAGCAGTACTTGTGTCAGCCACTTTTGGATGCTGTTTTGGCCAACATCCGTTCACCAGTCTTCAACCATTCCCTTTACCGTACATTTATGCCAGCTATGACTGCAATTCACGGACCACCGATCAC GGCCCCAGTTGCTTCCCCTCGAAAACGGAAATATGAAGAGGATGAAAGACAGACCATACCAAATGTCTTACAAGGGGAAGTTGCAAGATTAAATCCTAAATTCCTGGTGAACCTGGACCCTTCCCACTGCAGTAATAATGGCACAGTTCATCTCATATGCAAGCTAG ATGACAAGAATCTTCCAAATGTCCCACCACTACAGCTCAGCGTTCCAGCGGACTATCCAGATCAGAGCCCTCTGTGGATAAAAAACCCTAGACAGTATG cagccaATCCCTTTTTGCAGTCAGTGTATCGGTACATGACTTCAAAACTATTGCAACTTCCAGACAAGCATTCAGTCACAGCACTCTTAAACACCTGGGCACAAAGTATTCGTCAggcctgcctctctgctgcatAA